Genomic DNA from Hyperolius riggenbachi isolate aHypRig1 chromosome 10, aHypRig1.pri, whole genome shotgun sequence:
AACACAATTTCTGATCTTCAGGATGAGAAACGGATATGGAAAGTAGTTGTGGCTGCCTGAGTTTCTGCTGTTACCTGAATGCAAGAGTGTATGGGACAAGCAAGGTCTCTACCACATCTAGTGGCAGATGAGAGGTAGTTTGTGTCACGACCATTCAAAACACAAAATTTCTCTTTTTTGGTATCAGAAAAGTTCATTTTTCATTTCCTACCTCTGAATAATTATACTTGCCTGTGTGATTTTTGTTTATGAAGATCCCTCCATCTAAATGTCAAAACACACATTGGCCTGTGTGAGTCCTCTGATGGGTAAGAAGATCACCTTCCCATAGGAagactttcccacactctgaacagcaaAACAAATGTTTGCCTGCGTGACTTCTTTGGTGTGTAAGAAAGTGACTTTTCTGaatgaaacctttcccacactctgcacatgaaaaaGGGGCGTTAGCCTGTGTGAATTTTTTGGTGTCGGAGAAAACCTGCTTTCGAAGTGAaagctttcccacactctgaacaagaaaaAGGCTGCTCATCTGTGTGAGTTCTTTGGTGTGTAAGAAGGTGACTTTTCCGAAAGAAAGCCttaccacactctgaacatgaaaaaggacgtTCACCAGTGTGAATTCTTTGGTGCCTGACAAGGTCAGCTTTAGAAATAAAACCTTTCACACACTCTGAACATGGgaaaggacgctctcctgtgtgaattctctggtgtcGGAAAAGATCTGCTTTAGAAATGAAACCTctctcacactctgaacatgaaaacggACGTTCTCCTGTGTGGTTTATTTCGTGTCTTAGAAAATTTTCTTTAtcagtgaaacatttcccacactctgaacatgaaaaaagaGTCACCCCTGTGTGCTCTGTTTGATGGCCAACAAGACGTGATTTCCTTGTAAAGCATTTATCACATTCAGAACATTTGAATATTTTATCACTGCGTTGTCTAGCACTGAGTGATTTACCAGAAAATTCCTCAGAAGCAGATGAGTCATGTGACCTCTCCTCACTCTGACCTCCTGGATGGGTATTTGGGGTAACAGGACGGGATCTGTCAGAAGATTCCTCAGCATTAGAGGGATCCGGTGATCTCTCCTCATGGTAAAGTCTGTGCTGTGTATTTCCAGTAATGGGGTTTCCTCCTGGAGAACATTGTGTGATGCCATTATCTTCTGCAGCATCATCTGGAGGGGAGATAAgacgtccctctgaggggctccccATATTCTGCCCATCTGCTGGGGAAGGATTATTATTAGTAACAGTACATTCATGTTCCATGTATTGCAGGCAGCATTCATGCATGTATGGCAGTCAGGTTATGTATTTTACCCCTTGCTGATTTTGCTTAtttgccctctgaccaagaaatgaccagtGCCAATAATTGTAATGGTGTGTTATAGCTGGTTAATGCCAGATCAACAACAGAAGAACCCTCAAAAACTCAGTATCCCACGgtcagagcttgatgtgcattgtaatgagtgaaatacATATTTGATCTCCTAACAAAAAGTTAAAGGTTTTAGGCTCCCTGGTGTCTTCACTGTGTGCAGGTAGTGGGCTGAGATTAGGAGCACCCTCTGTAAGGTAGTGCTCCTAATACCAGCTCGTTACAGGAACTGTATTAAAGATGCCTGTCCACAGAAACAATATGGGCCcgttcagcagggctgtggagtcggagtcagagtcgtggagtcgggcaattttgggtgcctggagtcggagtcgggaaaaaatgcaccgactccgattcctaatgaatttgtaactgtaattaaaatagaaaatatgataaaatgttctatttctcagataatagtcattaaaaataatgtatatatacagtatatacacagtaatagctgtgcttagtccacaaaaatgaaataaaccaatcaaaattagttacttgtgctgcttcaataaagcagtccctgtatttttaaggtcagatatacatatctgattgtgactgtatatatgatgtgtacacaggaatctcttatactaaacatctatgctgtaagaataaagcctgatgtgtagctgtgtcactaatagagatggtcaacgagatggaaataattctgcattgatgctgatttatgcaaatgtatgcactccctttgctgatgaaatcaaataatttgatatgttgttaaaatttggtttggtgactacaaattaaagggtaactgagacggacgaaaagtaaagttttatacatacctggggcttcctccagcccccttcaggctaatcagtccctcgctgtcctccaccacccggatcttctgctgtgagtcctggtaattcagccagtcagcgctgtccggccgcatgccgctcccacagccaggaacattctgcacctgcgcaatagtgctgcacaggtgtagtatgctcctggtggcggagtgtgtgcatgcgcactacgcccgactggctcaagtacctggactcatagcagaagatccaggtggtggaggaggacaacgagggactgattatcctgaaggcggctggaggaagccccaggtatgtataaaactttaatttcatctgtctcaggtttactttgttacacagtagtactatactctacatatgcactccccacagagctgcagggaatccactgagaatgctgtgcacattgaacacagaggtgttgtctgtttacaatctcctcattcccctgcagagtacctgcacatcactcttacatgtacccacacttacattgcctagagcctgatagatgttctttgttctggtttgtaccttttacaagtactcttaccaaggactagttttagtctaaagggaataaatatagtagtcctacatatccttctcacttcagttgtcttgtaaaattcctaagcgttggcagttaagagacgaatttcatgttacatacttataatcaacaaaattgtaatatgcaaattagaggagaggagtcggagtcggtggaatcctgaactgaggagtcagagtcggtggatttttggaccgactccacagccctgccgttcagactgcacgcgtttccagccgcgttttggaaacgtgtgcagAAGGCCAACATGCACGACATcaaacagtgcatagagtgcactgtctgatgatcacactgcatgcgttccggacctgtgcggtccgggaacgcatgctgcacgcagatttagcaaaaacgtgcagctgtcccattcacttttcagtgatgggatcagccacgcaacgcatacaaacgcggatggtgtgcgttcgtacgcattgcgttccgcatgcgtggccgtccgcgtttgtaatgtgaaccggccctaaagcaGATTGCAAACTATCCACGGTGCCAAGACCAATGTCATGTCCAAGGATATCAGAGACAAGGGGGACTTGACAATGTTCTCAGAGCAGCTGGGACCATAGCCACCAAGAAAACAACTGGGAACATATTACACCCTTGCAGATCCCGCAAGGTCCCCCTGATGAAGACAGCACACTTGCAGGCCCGTGTCCAGGTTTCCAATGCTCATCTAAATTATCCAAGGCAAAACTAGATGAAAGTGTTGTGGTCAGAAAAGACCAAAATTAAGCTCTTTGGCATCAACTCAACTCTCTGTTTTTGGAAGAATGCTGCCTATGATCCCAAGAACACCATCCCTAACGTTAAACATGGAGGTGGACACGTTATGCTTTGGGGGTATTTTTATATTAAGGGGGCATGACACCTTTACCGCATCAAGGAGACAATCACATCTTGAGTGAGCACTTCCTTGCCTCAGCCAAGCgattgaaaatgggtcgtggatgggtatcccagcatgacaatgacccaatacACATCAAGGCAGTACATTTGTAGCTGAAGAAGAAGGATCCTGGAATGGCCTAGCCAGTCTCTAGactttaatccaatagaaaatctgtTCAGGGAGCTAAAGGTTGTAGTTGCCAAACATCAGCCTCAAAACCTTCCTGACTTGAAGAGGATCTGCAAAAAGGACAGAATCCTTTTTGAGATGTGTGCACACCTGGTGTCCAGCTACAAGTAATGTCTGACGTTTGTGATTGTCAACAAGGGTTTTTACACCAAGTACTAAGTCATCTTTTGATAGGGAGCCAAACACTTATTTTACTGATTACAACCCTGAATCACCCTCTCCATCATCGCGTACATCAAGATGTGGAGGTTGTGCCTGCTGTCCTGTAATTTGCTGGGAACAAGTGACTCCTGTAGCTGGGTCCtttcctcttaaagtggacctgaactcttgcacaggatacaaggaaaacagacagaaattcaccctgtgtgtttttagagtgaAGAGCTTgcataattccccctcatctgtaagtattcccaagtttgatctctcagctgtgtcagcatagAAATTCAACAGTCCTTGGCagaaacagctaatttgtaaacacaggatgttaaccttttgtctgcttccatgaaagcaggaagaagacacattgtagatttattgcagggtttgtatcagctgtaacaaagaaatgtctttctttaaaggttattatactgtttgtgtatcttttagagcagagatgaagttctgagttcaggtccactttaaggcctctttcacaccaagacgttgcattttagggtatGTTAAGGTcgcacgtgcccctaacgcaacgcatggtggtgttgaagttagacgtcagattgagccgcgttatgaggctcttggtgctatcctgggaagtccggatcgtttcaatgattcggatgattcaaatcggatcattgaaaagatccggatctttgaaccgaatctttgaatcattttactagggaagcaggaagcaggggtgcagcagagtgagaggtacaGGGGaaagagggcacattgagggtgctaatggcgaAGGGAGAGATGCAACAGGAaggttgtgcttgtgcacagaagctgcagttcctgtttcttccagacatccactgtgaaccgaatccttcattgtgatgaagcctctggatggttgaTGCTTCCCAGGTCAACTTTGAGCCCACTGTTCCTGCACAGGACCCTCTTCTGGTGGCTGCACTTCTAGGCATGTTTGAGCCAGACTGAGCATGAGCGAGTAAGgtgcgcacatgcccagtagagcaAAGCCTCTTGTGTACGGCCttcttcctccatgcacaagcaaTGTGGTCTATGGCGCATGTGCGGTCCTTACCTGAGCATGCCCAGTCTGGCTGTACATGGCGGGAGCTAAGCCACAAGCTCTTGTCTAGTATGTTCCTAGGGATGCAAAGCTGGAGCGGTGAGCTGTAAGAGGAACCGAGAAGCCTGTGGACCATACAGAGTCTACctccacactttcaattatgattggccaatcagtgaccaATTTCATCACCTCCATATATATAGTATTagggcttacctacacaatctgctcatagtattcaatatctgttgaccctcatactacatggcagtggtaaCATTGGCACTAATTGACCatttataattgaaagtgtgtaccaggctttagatgtGGATGTATGCCTGGAGATAAATGGGCTGGATTGGTAGCTGGAGAAGAGATGACCCATGTGCAGGAACTGATAATTATTCTGGCTGAAAGGCACTCGCCGCTCAGCTCTCCTTTACCAGCTGCAGCATTTGTTATAAGGCAGAGGGGTTGGCAGGACGGCAGGCAGCAATCTCAACCACCTCTCCCACTTCTGACACCCATAGACAGAGGCCTACCAAGCCCCATGGCAAATcggatattgatttttttttttcaataatttttttttttgagttttgtATAAGAAAAGAGTTAAACACTCATATGGAATAATAAACAAGGGCTACAATGAATCATCAATTAACAGGATTCACAAAAAGGAAACAGTAGAAATATACTCATAAAACACATAggaaaaaaacaaatttcaatagGACATAACAGATATTTCCGATTAGTAGGACCTAAGTTTTGTACCATTGGTGATACTGGCAAGTGAATTATTTTGAAGGTCGGATATAATGAAGGTGCAAAAGACCAGGAATATCACTGCTGCCCATTCACTAAACCAAAATTGGCTGGGCAAGGGTATACCCCAGTTTGTAGAACAACACTAGTGAAACCTGACTTCCAGCGAAGACAGGGGAGGGATACGTTTAGGTGTCTTTTACGTGCATATAGAGCAGAGTTATAATGATAAAAGGTCAATCCTGTAGTGAAAGTTAAAGAAGAAGTAGTAAAGAAGAAGACAAAAGAGTAGGAAAGAAGAAAGGTAAGAGAAAGAAAGAGTAAGGGATGAGGAACAAATCAAACCTAATAAGCAAATGTTCAGTTTCAGCTTTCTAAAGGGAAGAGTAACCTTTGTAATCCAGTAATCCAGTgtttaatacttacttactgatCTTATGTCTAGCAAATATTCCTCTTCTTTAAccatcctcatcatgtcaccctcctccatagactgctgatcactcctcacacaggtctcttctgcttcctctttacttgtcctcatcatgtcaccctcctccatagactgctgttcactcctcacatacatcttttcttcttcttctttaattgtcctcattgtgtcaccctcctctgtagactgctgatcactcctcacatatgcctcttcctctttacttgtcctcatcatgtccccctcccccataaactgctgatcactcctcacatacatcttttcttcttcctctttaattctcctcatcatgtcaccctcctccgcagactgctgatcacccctcacatatgcttcttcttcttcttcctctttaattgtcctcatcatgtcaccctcccccatagactgctcatcactcctcacatatgtctcttcttcttcctctttaattgtcctcatcatgtcaccctcctccgcagactgctgatcacccctcacatatgcctcttcttcttcctctttcattgtcctcatcatgtcaccctcctccgcagactgctgatcactcctcacatacatcttttcttcttcttctttaattgtcctcatcatgtcacccttctctgtagactgctgatcactcctcacatatgcctcttcctctttacttgtcctcatcatgtcaccctcccccatagattgctgatcacccctcacatatgcctcctcttctttctctttacttgtcctcatcatgtcaccctcccccatagactgctcatcactcctcacatacatcttttttttcttcctctttaattgtcctcatcatgtcaccctcctccgcagactgctgatcacccctcacatatgcctcttcttcttcctctttaattgtcctcatcatgtcaccctcccccatagactgctgatcacccctcacatatgcctcctcttctttctctttacttgtcctcatcatgtcaccctcccccatagactgctgatcactcctcacatatatctctacttcttcctctttaattgtcctcatcatgtcaccctcctccgcagactgctgatcacccctcacatatgcctcttcttcttcctttttaattgtcctcatcatgtcaccctcccccatagactgctgatcactcctcacatatgtctcttcttcttcctctttacttgtcctcatcatgtcaccctcccccatagactgctgatcactcctcacatatatcTCTActccttcctctttaattgtcctcatcatgtcaccctcctccgcagactgctgatcacccctcacatatgcctcttcttcttcctctttaattgtcctcatcatgtcaccctcctccgcagactgctgatcacccctcacatatgcctcttcttcttcctctttaattgtcctcatcatgtcaccctcccccatagactgctgatcacccctcacatatgcctctttttcttcctctttaattgtcctcatcatgccacCCTCCCCCATAGACTGCTGACCACTCCTCACATATATCTctacttcttcctctttaattgtcctcatcatgtcaccctccgccatagactgctgatcacccctcacatatatctctacttcttcctctttaattgtcctcatcatgtcaccctccgccatagactgctgatcactcctcacatatatctctacttcttcctctttacttgtcctcatcatgtcaccctcctccgcagactgctgatcacccctcacacaaatctctttttcttcctctttatttTTCCCCATTATGTCAcccccctccatagactgctgatcactcctcttatacgtctcctcttcttcctctttacttgtcctcatcatgtcaccctccactATAGTcttctgatcactcctcacatacgtctcctcttcttcctctttaacctcaaCTTTCAAATCAATCAGATCTTCATCCTAAATTCACAAAATAATAGAAAACGAAACATTAGCACATTAAAACTACTAAACTGAAGCTAAATTGTAGAATATAAAGCTAGAGTTATTACTGAGTAGTGGATCATCAGTCCCACCTACCCgataatggtgggggatggtggGGTCTTCCTGTGgagaatcctgggaataaagaggacctgtacagctCTCTGGTGAGTTTCTGTTGCTGgacccatctgtaggaaacacacactgactgaatacattgtctgtaTGTGATtacttacccggtgatgtgagggtcGGCTGATCCTCCATCACGGCATCCTTGCAGAGGTCCTTGTATCCTAAATTCTAACACTCTTGCATGGAGAAATAGGTGAGGATATTCAGGAACAGTGTCTCACTGCCTACTCAGCTGCCAGTCCCAACAATGGCTCCTTGTGGCCAAACTTCCTGTTTGCAGAATCCACCTATTCCTCATGCGTTTCATTCAGTTTTAGTAAGGTCGCCACCTTGTGGACGAAAGTGGAACTGCAGCCTGCTGTATTAAATTTTTGGCAGCTGTTAATGTACTGCTTAGCGTTTACTGTAAATAGCggcaacatcttttttttttgtcatttcttTACAAAGTACAGTTCAAGTTGCTGACTGTCCCTCAATCGCCTACAGTTCCCCGACATTGTAAAAACGAGCAATCCCCAAAGGTTTGTGATGAATGAACAATGTAgatgcaagaagttttgaatcaggatcagtgttctccccagggctaattaggtgggcgggccgcccggctgatttGAAGCCCCGCCCGCCTGTTGGCATGTGCTCGCCTGGGGCTTCTAGTAAACTTCACATAGGAGCGCTCCATTGCCTGGTTTCAATCAGCGCCAGCCTCGCACAATAGCAAAGACTGACGCTACactgcaggagcgctcctctgcctgtcagCTCAAGTGTTCTGGTGAGACAGggagggattggctgggcgggttgtaaggggcgggactCCTGCTCCGATTCTCCGAGTAATGGAATCTAATTTATAACGGTGCCCCCACTGCCTTACTCTCGTCAATGAAAACAGAGCGAgcagtaaagcaaaaaaaaaaagcccacacagcagcagcagcttccagGAGTGAGATGAGAGCCACGTGGGTCTCCGGGACAGCCTCAGAGCGGCTCACGTAGTCTTTCCTTCTCCTCCAGACTGCAGGTAAACATGCCTGAGTAGTTGAAAACGCGTTTAATCCGGCAGGGGGGAGACCCGGAGATCAGGAGAAGTGATGCCCCTTCACACCtctgcatgtttatttatttgcttTGGGGGCAGAGGAGACACAGCCATCATGCAGAGCATGTTTAATGACAGGCTGTCTGTAAAAAGGCAGCCCCCTGTGCACTTGTCT
This window encodes:
- the LOC137535208 gene encoding zinc finger and SCAN domain-containing protein 12-like isoform X2, translating into MYVRSDEQSMGEGDMMRTSKEKEEEAYVRGDQQSMGEGDMMRTSKEEEAYVRSDQQSTEKGDMMRTIKEEEEKMYVRSDQQSAEEGDMMRTMKEEEEEAYVRGDQQSAEEGDMMRTIKEEEEETYVRSDEQSMGEGDMMRTIKEEEEEEAYVRGDQQSAEEGDMMRRIKEEEEKMYVRSDQQFMGEGDMMRTSKEEEAYVRSDQQSTEEGDTMRTIKEEEEKMYVRSEQQSMEEGDMMRTSKEEAEETCVRSDQQSMEEGDMMRMVKEEEYLLDIRSVNGQNMGSPSEGRLISPPDDAAEDNGITQCSPGGNPITGNTQHRLYHEERSPDPSNAEESSDRSRPVTPNTHPGGQSEERSHDSSASEEFSGKSLSARQRSDKIFKCSECDKCFTRKSRLVGHQTEHTGVTLFSCSECGKCFTDKENFLRHEINHTGERPFSCSECERGFISKADLFRHQRIHTGERPFPCSECVKGFISKADLVRHQRIHTGERPFSCSECGKAFFRKSHLLTHQRTHTDEQPFSCSECGKAFTSKAGFLRHQKIHTG
- the LOC137535192 gene encoding trichohyalin-like; the protein is MPKCFIIGCTSVSGNKDKFPYIIMHTFPRNKERLQRWLTTLGVPKQHLAYVSKKIADDQPGNNYRLCSNHFPSNCYTWTGKRWNLREDAVPSIFTGVQSAETDKDRWPDIVKRMRLDLTSATSTSSTCCPCQVCKCLCHQHPVQYVHRPDTTTTHTQTTEEDFTETSIQKLLVWSVCLDHTYQTQPESPQYTQATPQNDRTAVLPTSTSTLTQLTLTSQSPVIAGPFCTPNKFIVHIPDTDLPVDISFDTPSSATPQPKDGSSNRNSPESCTGPLYSQDSPQEDPTIPHHYRDEDLIDLKVEVKEEEEETYVRSDQKTIVEGDMMRTSKEEEEETYKRSDQQSMEGGDIMGKNKEEEKEICVRGDQQSAEEGDMMRTSKEEEVEIYVRSDQQSMAEGDMMRTIKEEEVEIYVRGDQQSMAEGDMMRTIKEEEVEIYVRSGQQSMGEGGMMRTIKEEEKEAYVRGDQQSMGEGDMMRTIKEEEEEAYVRGDQQSAEEGDMMRTIKEEEEEAYVRGDQQSAEEGDMMRTIKEEGVEIYVRSDQQSMGEGDMMRTSKEEEEETYVRSDQQSMGEGDMMRTIKKEEEEAYVRGDQQSAEEGDMMRTIKEEEVEIYVRSDQQSMGEGDMMRTSKEKEEEAYVRGDQQSMGEGDMMRTIKEEEEEAYVRGDQQSAEEGDMMRTIKEEEKKDVCEE
- the LOC137535208 gene encoding zinc finger and SCAN domain-containing protein 12-like isoform X1, producing the protein MYVRSDEQSMGEGDMMRTSKEKEEEAYVRGDQQSMGEGDMMRTSKEEEAYVRSDQQSTEKGDMMRTIKEEEEKMYVRSDQQSAEEGDMMRTMKEEEEEAYVRGDQQSAEEGDMMRTIKEEEEETYVRSDEQSMGEGDMMRTIKEEEEEEAYVRGDQQSAEEGDMMRRIKEEEEKMYVRSDQQFMGEGDMMRTSKEEEAYVRSDQQSTEEGDTMRTIKEEEEKMYVRSEQQSMEEGDMMRTSKEEAEETCVRSDQQSMEEGDMMRMVKEEEYLLDIRSVTDGQNMGSPSEGRLISPPDDAAEDNGITQCSPGGNPITGNTQHRLYHEERSPDPSNAEESSDRSRPVTPNTHPGGQSEERSHDSSASEEFSGKSLSARQRSDKIFKCSECDKCFTRKSRLVGHQTEHTGVTLFSCSECGKCFTDKENFLRHEINHTGERPFSCSECERGFISKADLFRHQRIHTGERPFPCSECVKGFISKADLVRHQRIHTGERPFSCSECGKAFFRKSHLLTHQRTHTDEQPFSCSECGKAFTSKAGFLRHQKIHTG